TATTGTCTTATTGACGAATGTCCAGGCTTCTTCGAGATCTTCAGCTGGCGCTCGCCCGACCCAGATATCGGGATAGAGGTCAACGTCGTCTTCAAGCTCACCCCACGTATCATCACCGTCAAGATTCCATGAACCGTCCAGATCAGAAAAGTACAGGTCGCAGGGAAGACTGTCGTCCCGTCCTCCTCCGGTATTGTATGTCATTGCATACGCATACCTGCATGGAATAAAGTCGGTATCACCGCCAAGAAGCAGGTAGTCCAGTCCGTTCGAAGAGTAGGTATCTATAACGTAATTCCTGATCCGTTCCATGTTATCGCATCCAGGCCAGGTATAAACTACGTCAGTGGTAACCACTTCCGTAAGGATACCGCCCTCTGTACGCCACAGAGCAAGAGTGTCAAATGGTTCACGGATGGACTCATCCGTGATTATCAGCATTTGCTCCCAGTCTGTCTGACGGGGCGCTGATAGATTCCTTTCTTCTGGAACTGTCGCTATCCGGATCTCCAGATCAACAAGCCGCTGTACCGTTCCTCTGACCGGGTTGTATCTGAGAGGAGAGACAATCAGCTCCGCGCAGGGAACGCCGTTTCTGTATCCGGTGCCGGTCAGTTCCGCAGGCGATGCCGGCCAGAACGAATCCTTTTCGTATACCTCATCATTTCTCGGTGAATCTGTAAGGGGTGTGGTTGCAGAAAGTATCGTAGGAGGAGGGAGCGGTCGGAGGTTCCAGTTTCCGGGAACATCTGTCCATGAGGCATGAACGATCTCCATGGATGACGCAATCTCACCGCGCTGCAGGACGACCCATGCCGGGTGGATGGGAAGATCGGGAAAACCCGGTATCCAGCCGATCATACAATCAGGAATGCCTGCGAAGCATTCACCTGTCTCCGTGTAATGAAACTCAGGTACTTCGACGGGCAGTTCCAGTGTTGTCGTGTGGACCCACCCACTGAGTACAAGTACCAGGATACATTCTGCAGAAGCCATAATAATATCCTTTCTTCATGCGGATCTTATAGCAGAAACTCAGATCAGCAACCTATCAACATATCAATAGGTTCCATTCAAAATACGAATTTTATTATAATGTGCCACAGCATAGCGTTTGCGTCAATAGCTATCTGACATCCTTGGCTTAATGTACCCTGATATCGGTCAGGACTTCTTTCTTCCCAGCATTTTATCAATAGCTCCGGTTAATACGGAGATGATTACAGCTGCAAGAACCGCCCACAAGTAGCTGGCCATATAGAATCCGCCTACCCAGTTGTTCGCGATTATCAGCACCAGACCACTGATAAGGAATCGTGACAATCCGAGAGTCAGCAGATAGATAGGGCATGTCATCAGATTAAGCAGCGGGGCAAGAATGAAATTCAGCAGGCCAATTATCGCAGCGGCCCATACAATGGACCAGAAACCTGCAAACTCCATATTAGGACCAAGAATCAATGCTGTCAGCCAGAGAGCAAGTCCTGCAACCAGCCAGGCACCGATAAGTTTTTTCATACTGTCTCCTTTCACTAGAAATACACCATAGTATATAAAAGATATTGAAGGTTGTTATCTTTTTGACAATCTGTAACCGGAAGGCGATAACACTTCACATATATGATTAAGTACATCAGCATGTGATTTCAATCCTCTGCCATCACCGGAGCAGAAACCGAAAATCACTGGTGTTGACTCGTTCATCGTGGATAAGTACACTACTCTATCGGTAATTTGAATAATCCAATCGGAGGGTGCATAATGAGACCAGTGCTTCTAATTATCCTGATTCTAACGGCAATCAGTTTTGCTGATATGGGTGATGTCATCAGTACGATTCCCGCGCCAGGCGGAAATCCTGACGGACTTACCTGGATAGACGGCAATTTGTGGATCACAAGTGACGATGATTTCATGATCTATGAGATCGATCCTGCAAACGGGAACGTTCTCTCTTCAATTCCCAGACACGGTAACGAGTGTCTTACAGGGCTTGCATACGACGGCACTCAGCTGATATCCTGCTGTCACCCGTGGATATATTTCCGTGATCTTCCATCCGGAACCGTGACCGATTCAATCCTGGGCCCGGATGCTACCTGTAACGAAGGGCTTGCCTGGGA
This is a stretch of genomic DNA from Candidatus Aegiribacteria sp.. It encodes these proteins:
- a CDS encoding phage holin family protein — its product is MKKLIGAWLVAGLALWLTALILGPNMEFAGFWSIVWAAAIIGLLNFILAPLLNLMTCPIYLLTLGLSRFLISGLVLIIANNWVGGFYMASYLWAVLAAVIISVLTGAIDKMLGRKKS